A genomic stretch from Astatotilapia calliptera chromosome 4, fAstCal1.2, whole genome shotgun sequence includes:
- the clcn7 gene encoding H(+)/Cl(-) exchange transporter 7 isoform X1 yields MANITKKVSWSSRGDDSGLTGEGTPLLNGSEIPKPSRQLSRSGSVFRIGRFSTVDLEDDITSEEDPIRGRPKEIPHNEKLLSLKYESLDYDNIENQLFLEEERRMSPMGFRCLEISRWVICGLIGILTGLIACFIDIMVEKLAGYKYQVIKENIEKFTEVGGLSISLILWAVLNCAFVLVGGIMVAFFEPIAAGSGIPQIKCYLNGVKIPRVVRLKTLVVKVIGVICSVAGGLAVGKEGPMIHSGGVVAAGVSQGRSTSLKRDFKMFEYFRRDTEKRDFVSAGAAAGVSAAFGAPVGGVLFSLEEGASFWNQMLTWRIFFASMISTFTLNFFLSIYHGKPGDLSNPGLINFGRFESDSVAYYYYEIPLFMCMGALGGLLGALFNSLNYWLTIFRIRYVHRPCLQVMEALLVAAVTAAVSFTMIYFSNDCQPLGPERNEEYSLQLFCADGEYNSMATAFFNTPERSVRSLFHYQPGSYNPMTLGLFTLTYFFLACWTYGLAVSAGVFIPSLLIGAAWGRLCGILLASFTPTSPIWADPGKYALIGAAAQLGGIVRMTLSLTVIMVEATGNVTYGLPIMLVLMIAKIVGDYFQEGLYDIHIKLQSVPFLHWEAPATSHWLTAREVMSSPVTCFNRIEKVGTIVDVLSNTSTNHNGFPVVVQVLDSDEPAKLCGLILRSQLIVLLKHKVFVELARSRLSQRKLQLKDFRDAYPRFPPIQSIHVSQDERECMMDLTEFMNPTPYTVPQDTSLPRVFKLFRALGLRHLVVADDVNRVIGLVTRKDLARYHLGKHGLEELQLAQT; encoded by the exons GACCCTATTAGGGGCCGACCGAAAGAGATCCCACACAACGAGAAGCTGCTGTCACTTAAATATGAG AGTCTGGATTATGACAACATTGAAAACCAGCTCTTTCTTGAAGAGGAGAGAAGAATGAGTCCCATG GGTTTCCGCTGTCTGGAGATCAGTCGTTGGGTAATCTGCGGTCTGATTGGCATTCTAACGGGTCTCATCGCCTGTTTTATAGACATTATGGTGGAGAAACTGGCTGGGTACAAATATCAAGTTATTAAAGAGA ACATTGAAAAGTTTACAGAGGTGGGTGGGCTGTCTATTTCTCTCATCCTCTGGGCCGTTCTCAACTGTGCCTTCGTCCTGGTGGGGGGCATCATGGTTGCGTTTTTTGAG CCAATAGCAGCTGGAAGTGGTATTCCTCAGATAAAATGTTACCTAAATGGAGTCAAGATTCCCAGGGTGGTACGGCTCAAG ACGCTGGTGGTGAAAGTGATTGGCGTTATATGTTCAGTAGCTGGCGGTCTTGCTGTTGGAAAG GAAGGTCCCATGATTCACTCTGGTGGTGTTGTAGCTGCGGGAGTCTCACAGGGCAGAAGCACCTCCTTAAAACGGGACTTCAAG atgTTTGAATACTTCCGGAGAGACACAGAAAAGAGGGACTTTGTTtctgctggagctgctgctggagtTTCTGCTGCTTTTGGGGCACCAGTTG GCGGAGTTTTGTTCTCTCTAGAGGAGGGAGCTTCTTTCTGGAACCAGATGCTCACATGGAGGATA TTCTTTGCCTCCATGATCTCCACCTTCACACTGAACTTCTTCCTCAGTATCTATCATGGCAAACCAGGAGACCTTTCCAATCCAGGTCTCATTAACTTTGGACGCTTTGAAAGTGAT AGTGTGGCCTATTACTACTACGAGATTCCTTTGTTCATGTGTATGGGAGCTTTAg GTGGGTTGTTGGGAGCGCTCTTTAATTCACTCAACTACTGGCTGACTATCTTCAGGATCAG gtATGTGCATCGCCCATGTTTGCAAGTGATGGAGGCCTTGTTGGTGGCTGCTGTGACCGCAGCAGTGTCATTCAccatgatttatttttccaacGACTGTCAGCCTCTGGGGCCCGAGCGCAATGAGGAGTACTCACTGCAG TTGTTTTGTGCAGATGGCGAGTATAATTCCATGGCTACAGCATTTTTTAACACTCCTGAGAGAAGCGTTCGTAGTCTCTTCCACTATCAGCCGG gaAGTTACAACCCTATGACACTGGGTTTGTTTACTCTGACCTATTTCTTCCTGGCGTGTTGGACATACGGCCTGGCAGTGTCTGCTGGTGTCTTCATCCCGTCTCTTCTAATAGGAGCAGCTTGGGGGAGGCTGTGTGGGATACTGCTTGCCTCTTTCACTCCCACTAGCCCG ATTTGGGCTGATCCTGGTAAATATGCTTTGATTGGAGCTGCAGCACAGTTAG GTGGCATTGTAAGAATGACTCTCAGTTTGACTGTCATCATGGTGGAGGCAACTGGAAACGTCACATACGGCCTTCCCATAATGCTCGTTCTCATGATTGCCAAAATAGTGGGAGACTACTTTCAGGAG GGTTTATACGACATTCACATCAAGTTGCAGAGTGTTCCCTTCCTGCACTGGGAGGCTCCTGCCACCTCCCACTGGCTGACTGCCAg AGAGGTGATGAGTTCTCCAGTCACCTGCTTCAACAGGATAGAGAAGGTGGGAACAATCGTGGACGTCCTTAGCAACACATCAACAAATCACAATGGCTTCCCTGTTGTCGTGCAGGTTTTGGATAGTGATGAG CCAGCAAAACTCTGCGGTCTCATCCTGCGCTCTCAGCTGATTGTTCTTCTCAAACACAAG GTGTTTGTGGAGTTGGCCCGGTCCCGGCTGTCTCAGAGGAAGCTCCAGCTGAAAGACTTCAGGGACGCCTACCCCCGCTTTCCCCCAATCCAAAGCATCCATGTCTCCCAGGACGAGAGAGAATGCATGATGGACCTCACTGAGTTTATGAATCCAACACCTTACACTGTACCACAG GATACATCACTCCCCCGTGTGTTTAAGCTGTTCAGAGCCCTGGGACTGAGACACCTGGTGGTGGCAGATGATGTGAACAGG GTGATTGGACTGGTGACAAGGAAGGACTTGGCCAGATATCATCTGGGCAAACATGGGCTGGAGGAGCTGCAGCTTGCCCAGACATAG
- the clcn7 gene encoding H(+)/Cl(-) exchange transporter 7 isoform X2, translating to MANITKKVSWSSRGDDSGLTGEGTPLLNGSEIPKPSRQDPIRGRPKEIPHNEKLLSLKYESLDYDNIENQLFLEEERRMSPMGFRCLEISRWVICGLIGILTGLIACFIDIMVEKLAGYKYQVIKENIEKFTEVGGLSISLILWAVLNCAFVLVGGIMVAFFEPIAAGSGIPQIKCYLNGVKIPRVVRLKTLVVKVIGVICSVAGGLAVGKEGPMIHSGGVVAAGVSQGRSTSLKRDFKMFEYFRRDTEKRDFVSAGAAAGVSAAFGAPVGGVLFSLEEGASFWNQMLTWRIFFASMISTFTLNFFLSIYHGKPGDLSNPGLINFGRFESDSVAYYYYEIPLFMCMGALGGLLGALFNSLNYWLTIFRIRYVHRPCLQVMEALLVAAVTAAVSFTMIYFSNDCQPLGPERNEEYSLQLFCADGEYNSMATAFFNTPERSVRSLFHYQPGSYNPMTLGLFTLTYFFLACWTYGLAVSAGVFIPSLLIGAAWGRLCGILLASFTPTSPIWADPGKYALIGAAAQLGGIVRMTLSLTVIMVEATGNVTYGLPIMLVLMIAKIVGDYFQEGLYDIHIKLQSVPFLHWEAPATSHWLTAREVMSSPVTCFNRIEKVGTIVDVLSNTSTNHNGFPVVVQVLDSDEPAKLCGLILRSQLIVLLKHKVFVELARSRLSQRKLQLKDFRDAYPRFPPIQSIHVSQDERECMMDLTEFMNPTPYTVPQDTSLPRVFKLFRALGLRHLVVADDVNRVIGLVTRKDLARYHLGKHGLEELQLAQT from the exons GACCCTATTAGGGGCCGACCGAAAGAGATCCCACACAACGAGAAGCTGCTGTCACTTAAATATGAG AGTCTGGATTATGACAACATTGAAAACCAGCTCTTTCTTGAAGAGGAGAGAAGAATGAGTCCCATG GGTTTCCGCTGTCTGGAGATCAGTCGTTGGGTAATCTGCGGTCTGATTGGCATTCTAACGGGTCTCATCGCCTGTTTTATAGACATTATGGTGGAGAAACTGGCTGGGTACAAATATCAAGTTATTAAAGAGA ACATTGAAAAGTTTACAGAGGTGGGTGGGCTGTCTATTTCTCTCATCCTCTGGGCCGTTCTCAACTGTGCCTTCGTCCTGGTGGGGGGCATCATGGTTGCGTTTTTTGAG CCAATAGCAGCTGGAAGTGGTATTCCTCAGATAAAATGTTACCTAAATGGAGTCAAGATTCCCAGGGTGGTACGGCTCAAG ACGCTGGTGGTGAAAGTGATTGGCGTTATATGTTCAGTAGCTGGCGGTCTTGCTGTTGGAAAG GAAGGTCCCATGATTCACTCTGGTGGTGTTGTAGCTGCGGGAGTCTCACAGGGCAGAAGCACCTCCTTAAAACGGGACTTCAAG atgTTTGAATACTTCCGGAGAGACACAGAAAAGAGGGACTTTGTTtctgctggagctgctgctggagtTTCTGCTGCTTTTGGGGCACCAGTTG GCGGAGTTTTGTTCTCTCTAGAGGAGGGAGCTTCTTTCTGGAACCAGATGCTCACATGGAGGATA TTCTTTGCCTCCATGATCTCCACCTTCACACTGAACTTCTTCCTCAGTATCTATCATGGCAAACCAGGAGACCTTTCCAATCCAGGTCTCATTAACTTTGGACGCTTTGAAAGTGAT AGTGTGGCCTATTACTACTACGAGATTCCTTTGTTCATGTGTATGGGAGCTTTAg GTGGGTTGTTGGGAGCGCTCTTTAATTCACTCAACTACTGGCTGACTATCTTCAGGATCAG gtATGTGCATCGCCCATGTTTGCAAGTGATGGAGGCCTTGTTGGTGGCTGCTGTGACCGCAGCAGTGTCATTCAccatgatttatttttccaacGACTGTCAGCCTCTGGGGCCCGAGCGCAATGAGGAGTACTCACTGCAG TTGTTTTGTGCAGATGGCGAGTATAATTCCATGGCTACAGCATTTTTTAACACTCCTGAGAGAAGCGTTCGTAGTCTCTTCCACTATCAGCCGG gaAGTTACAACCCTATGACACTGGGTTTGTTTACTCTGACCTATTTCTTCCTGGCGTGTTGGACATACGGCCTGGCAGTGTCTGCTGGTGTCTTCATCCCGTCTCTTCTAATAGGAGCAGCTTGGGGGAGGCTGTGTGGGATACTGCTTGCCTCTTTCACTCCCACTAGCCCG ATTTGGGCTGATCCTGGTAAATATGCTTTGATTGGAGCTGCAGCACAGTTAG GTGGCATTGTAAGAATGACTCTCAGTTTGACTGTCATCATGGTGGAGGCAACTGGAAACGTCACATACGGCCTTCCCATAATGCTCGTTCTCATGATTGCCAAAATAGTGGGAGACTACTTTCAGGAG GGTTTATACGACATTCACATCAAGTTGCAGAGTGTTCCCTTCCTGCACTGGGAGGCTCCTGCCACCTCCCACTGGCTGACTGCCAg AGAGGTGATGAGTTCTCCAGTCACCTGCTTCAACAGGATAGAGAAGGTGGGAACAATCGTGGACGTCCTTAGCAACACATCAACAAATCACAATGGCTTCCCTGTTGTCGTGCAGGTTTTGGATAGTGATGAG CCAGCAAAACTCTGCGGTCTCATCCTGCGCTCTCAGCTGATTGTTCTTCTCAAACACAAG GTGTTTGTGGAGTTGGCCCGGTCCCGGCTGTCTCAGAGGAAGCTCCAGCTGAAAGACTTCAGGGACGCCTACCCCCGCTTTCCCCCAATCCAAAGCATCCATGTCTCCCAGGACGAGAGAGAATGCATGATGGACCTCACTGAGTTTATGAATCCAACACCTTACACTGTACCACAG GATACATCACTCCCCCGTGTGTTTAAGCTGTTCAGAGCCCTGGGACTGAGACACCTGGTGGTGGCAGATGATGTGAACAGG GTGATTGGACTGGTGACAAGGAAGGACTTGGCCAGATATCATCTGGGCAAACATGGGCTGGAGGAGCTGCAGCTTGCCCAGACATAG
- the rpusd1 gene encoding RNA pseudouridylate synthase domain-containing protein 1, with translation MSTEPASLESLRVLYHSDDYIVVDKHWDIRIDSKMWYETNTVQAQLRHRFPQLADPRTYYGFRFCHQLDFSTSGALCVALNKAAAGRAYRCFKDRTVTKFYLALIRGAVEGETHTVDFSIGKNSTEGKTHMMCVEGTEGCENPKPCQTELLVLEYGLYDGDPVTKVLLQPLTGRTHQLRVHCSALGHPIVGDFTYSSGTDNSPYRMMLHAHLLHIPLEPQPLRVTAGDPFVPAVDPKWLPQCSLRTLDATVEALIHRREEEDRKIKKEEQERARKEEEDERRKRSKEQSTEEESEEQRRQCQQWLSEWAGD, from the exons ATGAGCACGGAGCCTGCTAGCCTGGAGAGCCTGCGTGTACTGTATCACAGTGATGACTACATCGTGGTGGACAAACACTGGGACATCCGCATCGACAGCAAGATGTGGTACGAGACGAACACCGTACAGGCACAGCTTCGCCACCGCTTCCCTCAGCTGGCTGACCCACGCACCTACTATGGATTTCG GTTCTGTCATCAGTTGGATTTCTCCACAAGTGGAGCTCTTTGTGTTGCCCTGAATAAAGCTGCCGCTGGCCGGGCTTACCGCTGCTTCAAGGACCGCACCGTGACCAAATTCTACCTCGCTCTG ATACGTGGGGCGGTCGAAGgagagacacacactgtggactTCTCCATCGGCAAGAACTCCACGGAGGGAAAAACACATATGATGTGTGTTGAGGGAACAGAAG GTTGTGAGAACCCCAAGCCTTGCCAGACTGAGCTCTTAGTGTTAGAATATGGGTTATATGACGGAGACCCTGTTACCAAGGTGCTGCTGCAGCCTCTCACTG GTCGAACCCACCAGTTAAGGGTCCACTGCAGCGCTTTAGGCCACCCTATTGTCGGGGACTTCACCTACAGCTCGGGAACAGACAACTCCCCGTACCGCATGATGCTGCACGCACACCTCCTCCACATTCCCCTCGAACCTCAGCCACTGCGCGTCACTGCCGGAGACCCTTTTGTCCCAGCGGTTGATCCCAAGTGGCTCCCGCAGTGCTCATTAAGGACACTAGATGCCACTGTGGAGGCCCTGATACACcgcagggaggaggaggacaggaagATTAAaaaggaagagcaagagagagcgagaaaagaagaggaggatgagagGAGAAAACGAAGCAAGGAGCAGAGCACCGAGGAGGAGAGTGAGGAGCAGAGGAGACAGTGCCAGCAGTGGCTGAGTGAATGGGCTGGAGATTGA